The following DNA comes from bacterium.
CACAGATATTCATAATAATGTAATAGTATCTCTCAGAATTGGTGACAATAATGAGTCTTATGTTGTGAAATATAGTCCTGCCGGAGATTCTCTATGGGCAATACAATTTGATGATACCATAATTAATGCTGGTCCGATTACTATGGGTAAAGATAATAATATAATTCTGGCAAGCACCTTATATGAAACTGATACAAGTTGCATAATTTGTATCTCAAAATTTGATTCTATGGGTACAAACATTTCAAGAAAAAAATATGCTTATAATCAGGCAATTTTTTCACGAGATATTGCTATTGATAATACCGGGAATATAATTACTGCAGGATTTGTTGAGATAAAAATAGATAGTAATTATTCTTGGAGTGTAACAAAATATACCCCTAACGGGGATAGTATCTTATGGAACAGAATTTACAATAAAGAGAATATCGGATTTGGATGTGGAGTTGCCGTAAACTCAAAAAATGAAATTTTTGTAACAGGAGCAAGCGTTCTTAATGATACAATACCAATTTGGCGCACTCTTAAATATGACTCAAACGGTAATTTGATTGCCGTTGAAGAATCCTCCTCTCCCCAATCCAATCCAAAATCCGCACTCCAAAATCCGCAATTGAATGTCTCCCAAAACCCCTTCTCTAAATCAACAATCATCACTTATTCTGTTCCCCGCTTGCCCGCCGTAGGAGGGAATAACTATTACACTAATACCCTATTAACTATTTACGACATCGCCGGCAAATTAGTAAAGAGTTTCCCAATAACCCAATCACCTAATTCCCCAATAACCAGTGTCCCCTGGGATGGCACCGATAAT
Coding sequences within:
- a CDS encoding T9SS type A sorting domain-containing protein → MKALMLLTLLFPISALASWPQTYEGGFPGGVAIDSYDNVIVTGGGSADSLATAHTIKYDSSGGIIWSQDFEVNTIYGGDAGVVCDKHNNIIVGGCVYNGEGYAYCTLKYSAQGTLLWSRILNNSVSPYSDMETDVAVDNDNNIVVTGMGHPNYCTVKYDSMGTELWRKNFYNGGTRYSNPHLTTDIHNNVIVSLRIGDNNESYVVKYSPAGDSLWAIQFDDTIINAGPITMGKDNNIILASTLYETDTSCIICISKFDSMGTNISRKKYAYNQAIFSRDIAIDNTGNIITAGFVEIKIDSNYSWSVTKYTPNGDSILWNRIYNKENIGFGCGVAVNSKNEIFVTGASVLNDTIPIWRTLKYDSNGNLIAVEESSSPQSNPKSALQNPQLNVSQNPFSKSTIITYSVPRLPAVGGNNYYTNTLLTIYDIAGKLVKSFPITQSPNSPITSVPWDGTDNNGRLTKTGIYFVRLTAGDFSTTKKLILIR